The genomic region GGGACTTCTCCCGGTTGATCCAGTATACACGTGGACGTCTCTCGAGTGCTGCAGACTAGGCTATAGATATCGAATACCTGGCCGACCGAACAGGTGCGCTCGATTGCTTGCGTGTCCATGCACATGTAGTAGCGGGTGCAGTCTCCCTGGTGTGGCAAGTATCCAATGCCTACATTGTTTCCGCACGGATTACTttcagctgctggtggcgaaGGATTCAAAGCGTCCAGTATGCAGGTAGATGTTTGTCGGGTGCCACACATGCTACGATTGATGTCGAACACTTCGCCAGTGCCGCAGACTCGCTCGATGGCTTGCGTGTCCATGCACATGTAGTAACGCAAACAGTCTTCAGGATGTGGCTTGTAAGCGATACCGGAGTTTCCGCTACATGGGTTGCTGGGATTTTCGACCGGAGCACTACCTTGGTCCAGAACGCACGTTGACTGACCAACGGGCCCACAGCCTTTGGAGACTACGTCGAATATTTGATTATTTGGGCAAGTATTTTCGAAACCGTCTGCCTGAATGCACATATAGTATCGTTGGCAGTTGGTAGGATCGGGCACGTAGTTAACCCCAACGTTGCCTGCGCAAGGATTGGCGAACGGTTTGGAATCGGCGAGCAGGAGCGGAGTGCTCAGCGAGCACAGCGCATCATTCGTATTAATGCACCGATTGGTCAGCGTATCGTACCGCTCGTGAGAAGGGCATTCCATTTCGAACGCTTCATTGTTGATGCAGAGGAGATACTTCGTACAGCTATTAGGATAGGGCACCGTTGAGGTTGACCCATCGCCACATAGGCTCTTCGTATCTAGACGGCACTTGGCAATGTCGGCGTCCATACAGACGTTGGCCTCCATGTCGAAGGACTTTCCGAGAGGGCAAGTCATGATGTGGGGTTCCGCATTCAGGCACATTACGTACGAGTTGCAGTTGTTTGGAATTGGACGCAGAGCCATACCGTGGTTGTTCATGCAGTAGTGTCCAGTGGTGGTATTGGGAGTACCGGGCTGAGGATAGGGATTGAAATAGGGAATTTGATTAAGATGTGGAAAGTTGGAAGCTGATGGGAATCCAGGGATGGAAAGCGAGCGTGAGTTTGGTATGTATCTGGCGAAAGTATTTATAGGG from Anopheles cruzii unplaced genomic scaffold, idAnoCruzAS_RS32_06 scaffold03735_ctg1, whole genome shotgun sequence harbors:
- the LOC128277075 gene encoding peritrophin-48-like translates to FVLALFLVGCAQVQAQATLCATAPQYSFVPHETDCWRYYTCVGGQGFLQECPLPFIFVAATQMCDFGDRNACVVCPATGVQNFPVEGSCTRFVQCIEGTEFPRECPAGTQFDKTVGQCNLASVVGCTELDCPAVDDPLNPVIRPDPYNCRVYFICVSGQGIQQTCPIGTRFNPALGVCDLEVNVPCPSTPGTPNTTTGHYCMNNHGMALRPIPNNCNSYVMCLNAEPHIMTCPLGKSFDMEANVCMDADIAKCRLDTKSLCGDGSTSTVPYPNSCTKYLLCINNEAFEMECPSHERYDTLTNRCINTNDALCSLSTPLLLADSKPFANPCAGNVGVNYVPDPTNCQRYYMCIQADGFENTCPNNQIFDVVSKGCGPVGQSTCVLDQGSAPVENPSNPCSGNSGIAYKPHPEDCLRYYMCMDTQAIERVCGTGEVFDINRSMCGTRQTSTCILDALNPSPPAAESNPCGNNVGIGYLPHQGDCTRYYMCMDTQAIERTCSVGQVFDIYSLVCSTRETSTCILDQPG